From the Halodesulfovibrio sp. MK-HDV genome, one window contains:
- the acpP gene encoding acyl carrier protein yields MSAEAKVKQIIIEQLGVSEEEVKNEASFVEDLGADSLDLTELIMAMEEEFGIEIDDDDAQKILKVQDAYNYVAKQQ; encoded by the coding sequence ATGTCTGCAGAAGCAAAAGTAAAACAGATTATCATTGAGCAGCTCGGCGTATCTGAAGAAGAAGTAAAAAACGAAGCATCTTTCGTTGAAGACCTCGGCGCTGACTCCCTCGACCTTACTGAACTCATCATGGCTATGGAAGAAGAGTTCGGCATTGAAATCGACGACGACGACGCACAGAAGATCCTGAAAGTTCAGGACGCGTACAACTACGTAGCTAAACAGCAGTAG